The Gemmatimonadaceae bacterium genome segment TCGTCTGCGGGTGTTCCGCGGATCGGTCCGCCGCGTCCGCCAAGGCGACGCCGGCATCCCGCCATGCCGCCGCCGTAGAGCACCGGCCGCCCGTTTCCGAGCGCAGGCTCGATTCCACGGCCGCGTCCGCCGGCGCATCCGAGGCGGACGATGCCGATCAGACTGAATCGGCTCCGTCACCGCGGCCACCGCGCATGCACCCGCTTGCGGTTCCCAACCCCGTCCGCGGTCTGTATGCGAATCGCGCCGCGGTCGAAGGGCGGGATATCTGGCAGCTCGTCGACCTCGCGCGGCACTCCGAGGTCAACGCCCTCGTCATCGACATCAAGGACGACCGGGGCCTGCTGCTCTACCCGTCGACCGTGGGGCTCGTGCATGCGATTGGCGCCGACACTGCGCATCCCATGGCGGTGGCGCGGGTTCATGCGCTTCTGGATTCCCTGCGCGCCCACCGGATCTTTCCCATTGCGCGCATCGTCGTCGCCCGCGATCCGCTGCTCGCCGCGCGGCGGCCGGAGTGGGCGCTGCCCCGCGACTCGGGTGGGGGGTCCTGGGTGAACCCCGCGCGCCCCGAAGTCTGGGCCTACGCCGCCGATCTCGCGTCGGAGGCGGCGGCGCGCGGGTTCAGCGAGGTCCTGTTTGACGATCTGGAATACCCGGGCGCCACCGCCGCACCGCCGATGGACCATTCGCCGGGCGGGGCGCGGGCCCGCGCCCGGGTCCTCCGCAACGCGCTGAACTTCCTCCGTTCGCGGCTCGACATTCCGATCGCCGTCGGGATCGCCGGCGCCGCAGCCGGCGACACTACCGACCCGCAGTGGGAGACGATCGCCGAGCGTGCCGACGTCATCATGCCGGTCACGTTTCCCTCGGCGTTCGTGGACGGCTATGATGGCGTCGCCGATCCCGCCGCACATCCATACGAGATAGCAAATCGCGTTCTCATGGCGGCGCGCCGGCGCAATGCGTCCATCCGCGGCGCTGCCGACATCGTCCCGTGGTATCAGGGGTTCACGCGCGGCGCGCCAACGTACGATTCCGCCGAGGTGCGGGCGCAGATCCAGGCGGGGTACGACAACGGCATTCACAGTTGGATGCTCTGGAATCCGGCCAGCACGTATCCCGCCGCCGCGCTGCATGAGCCCGTACGCCGCGATACGGCGAAGGCGAAGAAACCCCGGCCGGCCCGCCCGGCGCACCGCCGGCACTAGTGGCGCGCCAACAACTGCGCGATCACCGCGCTCAATGCGGCCGGCGTGTCCTCGGGCAGGTAATGGCGCGCGCTCGGTACCACGTCCAGTGTCGCGCCTGGAATCGCATCCCGCAGGCGCTCGCCCACCGAGACCGAGAAGAACGGGTCGCCCCGGCCCCAGACCACGGCCGTCGGGCAGGCGATCCGCCCGAGTTGCGGGACCAGCGCCTCGGTTTCGGCGTTGTCCATCGCGCGCAGGTGGCGCATCAGCGCGTCCCGCCCATCGGTGCCGGCGAACGCGCGCGCGTACAACTCGAGGGAGTGCGCTCCCCGTGAGCTATTAGCATATCCAGATTGCAGCGCAGTGCGCAGGATGGATTGCAGCCATGCCGGGGGCACGAGGCGCCCCAAAGGAGCCAGACGCCGCCAGAACCGCCCGCGGTGCGTGGGCCAGGCGTCGAACGCTGCGGCGCTCACCAGGCACAATCGCGACACCCGCGCCGGGAATCGCACGGCGATCGACTGCGCGACGGCACCCCCCAGGCCATGCCCCACCAGCGCCGCTTCGCGCATGCCCAGCGCGTCCATCAACGCCAGCACGCGATCGGCATGGGCGGACACGCCGAGGGCCGAAGGGCCCGGCCGGTCGCTGCGCCCATAGCCGAGCAAATCGAGCACGACCACGCGATGGCCCGGCGGCAGGAGCGGCACCACTTCACTCCACATGTGCCCCGAGGTGGGGAAGCCGTGCACGAGGACCACCGGCGCACCGGCGCCACGCGTTCCGGCCGCGTAGTAGTACAGGCGAACACCGCCGACGTCGACGAATTCACCGCGCATGGCGGCCTGCGCTCAGGAACGGGCGGCGGGTGGGAAGCGGCATCGCGGCTCAAGATCGCCGCTCGCGCTCCGATCGGCCAGCATCAACGCATACGGGCCGCCCCCGAAGGAGCGGCCCGCTGCGTCATGCGTGTTGCCCGGCGATGTTACACACCACCACCACGACGACCGCGCATCGGCATGGCCGCGACGTTCGCGTCGAACACCTTCTGCTGATCCGGCGTCAGAACCGCACGCACGGCATCCTGATACTTCTTGTTCATCGTCTGCATCTTGCCCATTACCTCGCTCCGATCACCACCGTTCTGCATTTCCTCGCGCAGGCCCTGCATGTCGGTGGTCATCGCGGTCTTGAGACTGTCGACCGTCTTCTGCTGATCGGCCGTGAGTGTGATGGCCGTGGGCTGGGTCAACACGCGATCGATCATCGAGCCGCGGCCGCCCCTGCCACCCATGCCGCCACCACCGCCCTGAGCGGCGGCCAGCGAGGCCGTGCCGCCCAGACACATCACTGCCAGTGTCACCATCGCCAACTTACGCATGAAACGCTCCTATAAAGAATGGGATTCCAACACTCAAGTGACTGCCAGAAAATCACTTAGTACGTGCCCTCTAGCGCATCACCCGAAAAACGCTATGCTTACGCGCCCGAAGTCTTGGGCGGTACGACATCGCCTTCCCACACTGTCTCCCGCGACGCCGTGACCCTGCCATCTACTACGCATCTTGAACCCGACGCTGGCCCAGACGTTCCGGCGCAGCCTCCTGCTCCACTGCCGCCACCCCCGCCGCAGCCCGTGCGCTTTCCGCTGGGCTGGCTGCTGGAACACGCTGCGCCGGCCATCCAGTACCGCTCCGTCACCGATGTGGCGCGCCTGGAGCCGGCTGAGGGGCCAGGTCCCACGATACTCCCCTATACGTATCGACCCGCCGTGCTGTTGGCGCTGTCCCAAGCCGGGGATGGCACCTGGTCCCATATGATGCTCACCCTCCCGTCAGCACGCGCGTCCGGGTTCGAAGGCGTGGGCACGATCAATGCGGTCCAGCGTCTGCTCGAGTACGGCTGGGACAAGGAGTCGCCGCCGCTCATGCAGGCGCGCCGAGTACTCTTCCGACTGCTCGCGGAGGATGACGACCCAGAATTTCTATACGAATTCGGCGGCAGGGCCGCGCCCGACGAGGACACGGTCCACCGCGGCCGCACGATCCTGCGCGAGGCGGCGGCCGCCGCCCTGGCTCAGGCCGGCTATCAGGGCGACCCCCGCCTGCGCGGGGCCGCCCGGCGGATTCTCGACCGCATCAATGACTTCCTGCGGTCGCCGCTTGCCGAGAAGCCGTGGATCCGCGTGGGCAATCAGCACCTCCTCGCTCCCGAGGCGGCCCCGCCCTCGATCTATGCGCTCACCATGCTCGCCTACATGCCGCTCTTCTGCACCGAGCATGCCGAGGTGATGGATCGCATCTACTCGTGGCTCTCCCAGTCGCTGCCGCGCCAGGACGTGAAGCAGCTTCTCGGCCGCCGCGTCGCGGCCCAGCCCCACCTCGTCATGGGCGACCAACTGCCGCACCGCAACGCCGCCGACGCCGACGTGGTGAGTGCGCTCGCTTGGCTGGAATTGATGGCGCGGCTCGGCTTCCTCAAGGTCAATGACAACTGGTCCAGACTCTTCGATCGTTTTCTCGACGATCGCGATGCCGACGCCGTGTGGCATCCGCACAAGGGACTGCACGCCGTGAAGACCCCCAACCCCTTCGTCTGGGCCAGGTATCCGCTCGAGGACGAATTGGTCGACGACGCCCGATGGACCGACGTGACCTTCCGTCTGGGGCTCATTGCGCGATTGGCCGGGCGGCCGATCGAATTCGTCTGATCGCCGCTGCTGAGATCTACCCCGCACGCGAGCCCGGCATCGCCGTGCGCTTCGTCCCGGTGCACGACGGCGTGCGTTTGCGGGTGCTTGAAGCGGGGCTGCGCGAGGGCCGGCCGATCGTGCTGCTCCACGGCTGGGGGGCGTCGGTATATTCGTACCGCGCCGCTATTCCGCCGCTCGCGGCGGCGGGCTTCCGCGTGATCGCTGCGGACCTGCCGGGGCATGGGCTGAGCGACAAGCCACCCGAACTGGAGCAGTACACGCGCGAGGCGATGATCGCCGCGGCGAACGCGCTTCTCGACGCGCTCGACGTGCGCGACGCCGTGGTGGTGGGGGTGAGCATGGGCGGCGCCATCGCCGCCGGGCTCGCCATCGAGCACCACCCGCGGGTGGGACGCGTGGCCCTCATCGATCCCGTAGGATTCGCCCCCGTGCGATTCGTGTCCGTGGCCCAGATGGTCGCGCCGCTCGCGCTGCGCGACTACGCGTCGTTCATCGTCGCCAAGCCGCTCGTGGGCTGGTTTGTCCATCTCGCCTACTGGGACCAGTCGCGCGTCACCGACGACGATGTGGAGCAGTACTGGGCCACCGCTGCGCAGCCCGGCTTCGGCGCGGCGGTCGGCGCGTGCCTGCACTGCTTTTCGTGGGAACCGTTCGCCAAGGAGCAGCTCGCCGGCGTGCGGTGCCCCGTGCTCCTCGTGCTCGGCACGCACGATCATCTCATCGTGGGCAGCGAAGCGCGGGCACGCCACATCCCGCACCTCACCGTCGTGTCGATGAACGGTGGGCACGCCGTGAACGAGGAGCGCCCCGAAGAGACGAACGCCGCGCTCCTCGCCTTCGCGCGTGAGTAGCGACCGGCGGTGCCTGACGTTAGGGTTCACCGAACAATGCCACGCAACAAGAAGACGAACGAAGATCCCACCGAACCGTCGGTGACATTCGCGGCGCTGGGGCTTTCCGAGCCCGTGCTGCGCGCCGTGAGCGACGCAGGCTACCGCGAGCCCACGCCCATCCAGGCGCAGGCCATCCCGCTGATCCTGAAAGGGCGCGACATCATCGGTCTCGCGCAGACCGGCACCGGCAAGACAGCCGCGTTCACGCTCCCCGTGGTCGACCGACTCATCGATGGCCCGCGCCGTACCCGCGTCCTCATCCTCACCCCGACGCGCGAACTGTGCGTGCAGGTCGAGGAGAGCGTGCGGAAGTACGCCAAGCACGCCGAACTCGAGGTGGCCCCCGTCTACGGCGGGGTGCCGCTCGACCCGCAGCAGAAGGCGCTGCGGGCCGGCGTCGACGTCGTGGTCGCCACCCCGGGCCGCATGATCGACCATCTCGAGCGCCAGAACGTGGTGTTCGATGATCTCGAAGTG includes the following:
- a CDS encoding alpha/beta hydrolase, whose translation is MRFVPVHDGVRLRVLEAGLREGRPIVLLHGWGASVYSYRAAIPPLAAAGFRVIAADLPGHGLSDKPPELEQYTREAMIAAANALLDALDVRDAVVVGVSMGGAIAAGLAIEHHPRVGRVALIDPVGFAPVRFVSVAQMVAPLALRDYASFIVAKPLVGWFVHLAYWDQSRVTDDDVEQYWATAAQPGFGAAVGACLHCFSWEPFAKEQLAGVRCPVLLVLGTHDHLIVGSEARARHIPHLTVVSMNGGHAVNEERPEETNAALLAFARE
- a CDS encoding alpha/beta hydrolase encodes the protein MRGEFVDVGGVRLYYYAAGTRGAGAPVVLVHGFPTSGHMWSEVVPLLPPGHRVVVLDLLGYGRSDRPGPSALGVSAHADRVLALMDALGMREAALVGHGLGGAVAQSIAVRFPARVSRLCLVSAAAFDAWPTHRGRFWRRLAPLGRLVPPAWLQSILRTALQSGYANSSRGAHSLELYARAFAGTDGRDALMRHLRAMDNAETEALVPQLGRIACPTAVVWGRGDPFFSVSVGERLRDAIPGATLDVVPSARHYLPEDTPAALSAVIAQLLARH
- a CDS encoding putative glycoside hydrolase; this translates as MHPLAVPNPVRGLYANRAAVEGRDIWQLVDLARHSEVNALVIDIKDDRGLLLYPSTVGLVHAIGADTAHPMAVARVHALLDSLRAHRIFPIARIVVARDPLLAARRPEWALPRDSGGGSWVNPARPEVWAYAADLASEAAARGFSEVLFDDLEYPGATAAPPMDHSPGGARARARVLRNALNFLRSRLDIPIAVGIAGAAAGDTTDPQWETIAERADVIMPVTFPSAFVDGYDGVADPAAHPYEIANRVLMAARRRNASIRGAADIVPWYQGFTRGAPTYDSAEVRAQIQAGYDNGIHSWMLWNPASTYPAAALHEPVRRDTAKAKKPRPARPAHRRH